In Streptomyces longhuiensis, the following proteins share a genomic window:
- a CDS encoding fumarylacetoacetate hydrolase family protein yields the protein MRIARFSIDGNVAFGAVEGDSPPGTTDGLVLDIIKGIPFADFELSGTKVPLSKVRLLPPVLPNKVVAFGRNYAEHAKELGNEVPDVPFAFFKPSTSVIGPGDEIAYPSFSQELHHEAELAVVIGRMCREVPRERVKDVILGYTCANDVTARDVQKREKQWARAKGFDTSCPLGPWVETDLDPSDLTIQCTVNGQQRQLGRTSQMIHSIEDLIVNISEAMTLLPGDVILTGTPEGVGPLNVGDEVAVTIEGIGTLTNKVIKRG from the coding sequence GTGCGCATCGCCAGATTCTCCATCGACGGCAATGTCGCCTTCGGCGCGGTCGAGGGCGACAGTCCCCCCGGAACGACCGATGGGCTTGTCCTCGACATCATCAAGGGCATCCCGTTCGCGGACTTCGAACTCTCCGGCACGAAGGTCCCGCTGAGCAAGGTCAGGCTTCTGCCGCCGGTGCTCCCGAACAAGGTCGTCGCCTTCGGCCGCAACTACGCGGAACACGCGAAGGAACTGGGCAACGAGGTCCCGGACGTCCCCTTCGCGTTCTTCAAGCCGTCCACCTCGGTGATCGGCCCCGGCGACGAGATCGCCTACCCCTCCTTCTCGCAGGAACTGCACCACGAGGCCGAGCTCGCCGTGGTCATCGGCCGCATGTGCCGCGAGGTCCCGCGCGAGCGCGTCAAGGACGTCATCCTCGGCTACACCTGCGCGAACGACGTCACCGCGCGTGACGTCCAGAAGCGCGAGAAGCAGTGGGCCAGGGCCAAGGGCTTCGACACCTCCTGCCCGCTCGGCCCCTGGGTGGAGACGGACCTCGACCCCAGCGACCTGACGATCCAGTGCACGGTCAACGGACAGCAGCGCCAGCTCGGCCGCACGTCCCAGATGATCCACTCGATCGAGGACCTGATCGTCAACATCTCCGAGGCCATGACGCTGCTCCCCGGCGACGTGATCCTCACGGGCACCCCGGAAGGGGTCGGCCCGCTCAACGTCGGCGACGAGGTCGCCGTCACCATCGAAGGCATCGGCACTCTCACCAACAAGGTGATCAAGCGTGGCTAA
- the gltX gene encoding glutamate--tRNA ligase has product MANANVRVRFCPSPTGNPHVGLVRTALFNWAYARHNQGTLVFRIEDTDAARDSEESYEQLLDSMRWLGFDWDEGPEIGGPHAPYRQSQRMDIYKDVAEKLLAAGHAYRCYCSTEELDARRDAARAAGKPSGYDGHCRDLGAEQIAAYEAEGRQPIVRFRMPDEAITFEDLVRGEITYQPENVPDFGIVRANGAPLYTLVNPVDDALMEITHVLRGEDLLSSTPRQIALYKALTELGIAKLTPAFGHLPYVMGEGNKKLSKRDPQASLNLYRERGFLPEGLLNYLSLLGWSFSADQDVFSIEDMVAKFDLADVNSNPARFDLKKAESINGDHIRMLDVKAFAAACEPWLRAPFANWAPEDFDQAAWEAIAPHAQTRVTVLSDITANVDFLFLKEPVEDEASWTKAMKGDPVGLLTAARAKLEAADWASADSLKEAVLAAGEEHGLKLGKAQAPVRVAVTGRTVGLPLFESLEILGKDKTLTRIDAALAKLTA; this is encoded by the coding sequence GTGGCTAACGCGAACGTCCGCGTACGTTTCTGTCCGTCCCCGACCGGCAACCCCCATGTGGGCCTGGTCCGCACGGCGCTGTTCAACTGGGCCTACGCCCGGCACAACCAGGGCACCCTGGTCTTCCGTATCGAGGACACCGACGCGGCCCGCGACTCCGAGGAGTCGTACGAGCAGCTCCTCGACTCGATGCGCTGGCTCGGCTTCGACTGGGACGAGGGCCCCGAGATCGGCGGCCCCCACGCGCCGTACCGCCAGTCGCAGCGCATGGACATCTACAAGGACGTGGCCGAGAAGCTCCTCGCCGCCGGCCACGCCTACCGCTGCTACTGCTCCACCGAGGAGCTCGACGCCCGCCGCGACGCCGCCCGCGCCGCCGGCAAGCCCTCCGGTTACGACGGCCACTGCCGCGACCTGGGCGCCGAGCAGATCGCCGCGTACGAGGCCGAGGGCCGGCAGCCCATCGTCCGTTTCCGCATGCCCGACGAGGCGATCACCTTCGAGGACCTGGTCCGCGGCGAGATCACCTACCAGCCGGAGAACGTCCCGGACTTCGGCATCGTCCGCGCGAACGGCGCCCCGCTGTACACGCTGGTCAACCCGGTCGACGACGCCCTGATGGAGATCACCCACGTCCTGCGCGGCGAGGACCTGCTCTCCTCCACGCCCCGCCAGATCGCCCTCTACAAGGCGCTCACCGAGCTCGGTATCGCGAAGCTCACGCCCGCCTTCGGTCACCTGCCGTACGTCATGGGCGAGGGCAACAAGAAGCTCTCGAAGCGTGACCCGCAGGCGTCGCTCAACCTCTACCGCGAGCGCGGCTTCCTGCCCGAGGGCCTGCTCAACTACCTGTCCCTGCTCGGCTGGTCCTTCTCGGCCGACCAGGACGTCTTCTCCATCGAGGACATGGTCGCGAAGTTCGACCTCGCGGACGTCAACTCGAACCCGGCGCGCTTCGACCTGAAGAAGGCCGAGTCGATCAACGGCGACCACATCCGCATGCTGGACGTGAAGGCGTTCGCGGCGGCCTGCGAGCCTTGGCTGCGGGCCCCGTTCGCCAACTGGGCGCCCGAGGACTTCGACCAGGCGGCCTGGGAGGCCATCGCCCCCCACGCGCAGACCCGCGTGACGGTCCTGTCCGACATCACGGCCAACGTCGACTTCCTGTTCCTCAAGGAGCCGGTGGAGGACGAGGCGTCCTGGACCAAGGCCATGAAGGGCGACCCGGTCGGCCTCCTGACCGCGGCCCGCGCGAAGCTCGAGGCCGCCGACTGGGCGTCGGCCGACTCCCTCAAGGAGGCCGTCCTGGCCGCCGGCGAGGAGCACGGCCTCAAGCTCGGCAAGGCGCAGGCCCCGGTCCGCGTCGCCGTCACCGGCCGCACGGTCGGCCTGCCCCTCTTCGAGTCCCTGGAGATCCTGGGCAAGGACAAGACCCTGACCCGCATCGACGCCGCCCTGGCCAAGCTCACGGCCTAA
- a CDS encoding HAD family hydrolase: protein MPIRAVLWDVDDTIFDYANADRAGMRDHLLAEGLADGFTSVGQALARWRTLTREHWARFESGETDWEGQRRDRVRAFVGRGADDMDDAEADAWFGRYIVHYEAAWALFPDTVPVLDLLAERYRHAILSNSSLHNQDRKLRVLGVRDRFEAVVCAAELGVAKPQAAAFHAACEALELPPHEVAYVGDQPDTDARGAEEAGLTGIWLDRAGTGGRPELTRITALDQLPALLAPDTRFGAPSTFG from the coding sequence ATGCCGATCCGCGCGGTCCTGTGGGACGTAGACGACACGATCTTCGACTACGCGAACGCGGACCGCGCGGGAATGCGGGACCACCTACTGGCCGAGGGCCTGGCCGACGGATTCACCTCCGTCGGCCAGGCCCTCGCCCGTTGGCGCACCCTCACCCGGGAGCACTGGGCGCGTTTCGAGTCGGGCGAGACCGACTGGGAGGGCCAGCGCCGCGACCGCGTACGGGCCTTCGTGGGGCGCGGAGCCGACGACATGGACGACGCCGAGGCGGACGCCTGGTTCGGGCGCTACATCGTCCACTACGAGGCCGCCTGGGCGCTGTTCCCCGACACCGTCCCCGTGCTCGACCTGCTCGCTGAGCGCTACCGGCACGCGATCCTGTCCAACTCCTCGCTCCACAACCAGGACCGCAAGCTGCGTGTCCTCGGTGTCAGGGACCGCTTCGAGGCCGTCGTCTGCGCCGCCGAACTCGGCGTGGCCAAACCGCAGGCCGCCGCCTTCCACGCCGCCTGCGAGGCCCTGGAACTGCCCCCGCACGAGGTCGCGTACGTCGGCGACCAGCCCGACACCGACGCCCGCGGCGCCGAGGAGGCGGGGCTCACCGGCATCTGGCTGGACCGCGCGGGGACCGGTGGCCGCCCCGAACTCACGCGCATCACAGCGCTCGACCAGCTCCCCGCCCTGCTGGCCCCGGATACCCGTTTTGGAGCGCCGTCCACCTTCGGGTAA
- the ndgR gene encoding IclR family transcriptional regulator NdgR has product MDNSSGVGVLDKAALVLSALESGPATLAGLVAATGLARPTAHRLAVALEHHRMVARDMQGRFILGPRMAELAAAAGEDRLLATAGPVLTHLRDVTGESAQLYRRQGDMRICVAAAERLSGLRDTVPVGSTLTMKAGSSAQILMAWEEPERLHRGLQGARFTATALSGVRRRGWAQSIGEREPGVASVSAPVRGPSNRVVAAVSVSGPIERLTRHPGRMHAQAVIDAAGRLSEALRRTG; this is encoded by the coding sequence ATGGACAACTCTAGCGGCGTCGGCGTTCTGGACAAGGCGGCCCTTGTTCTCAGCGCCCTGGAGTCCGGTCCGGCCACCCTCGCGGGGCTGGTCGCGGCGACCGGACTGGCAAGACCCACGGCACACCGTCTCGCCGTGGCACTGGAACACCACCGCATGGTGGCGCGTGACATGCAGGGCCGATTCATCCTCGGCCCGCGCATGGCCGAGCTGGCCGCGGCGGCGGGCGAGGACCGCCTGCTCGCGACGGCGGGCCCGGTACTCACCCACCTCCGTGACGTGACGGGCGAGAGCGCGCAGCTCTATCGCCGGCAGGGCGACATGCGCATCTGTGTCGCGGCCGCCGAGCGCCTGTCGGGCCTCAGGGACACCGTCCCCGTGGGCTCCACGCTCACGATGAAGGCGGGCTCGTCGGCGCAGATCCTGATGGCCTGGGAGGAGCCCGAGCGCCTCCACCGCGGCCTCCAGGGCGCCCGCTTCACGGCGACGGCCCTGTCGGGCGTACGGCGCCGCGGCTGGGCCCAGTCGATCGGCGAGCGGGAGCCGGGCGTCGCGTCCGTCTCCGCGCCGGTGCGCGGCCCCTCGAACCGCGTCGTCGCGGCGGTCTCGGTCTCCGGACCGATCGAGCGCCTGACGCGCCACCCGGGCCGCATGCACGCGCAGGCCGTCATCGACGCGGCGGGCCGTCTCTCCGAGGCCCTTCGCCGCACCGGCTGA
- the leuC gene encoding 3-isopropylmalate dehydratase large subunit, whose product MGRTLAEKVWDDHVVRRAEGEPDLLFIDLHLLHEVTSPQAFDGLRQTGRQVRRLDLTIATEDHNTPTLDIDKPIADPVSRAQLETLRKNCADFGVRLHSLGDVEQGVVHVVGPQLGLTQPGTTVVCGDSHTSTHGAFGALAFGIGTSQVEHVLATQTLPLARPRTMAITVDGDLPEGVTAKDLILAIIAKIGTGGGQGYILEYRGSAIEKLSMEARMTICNMSIEAGARAGMIAPDETTFAYLEGRAHAPKGEDWDAAVAYWKTLKSDDDAVFDAEVVIDAAALSPFVTWGTNPGQGSPLSAQVPDPASYEDASERLAAEKALEYMGLTAGQPLRDIKVDTVFVGSCTNGRIEDLRAAAEIVGGRKVADGVRMLIVPGSARVGLQAVSEGLDKVFKEAGAEWRHAGCSMCLGMNPDQLAPGERSASTSNRNFEGRQGKGGRTHLVSPQVAAATAVLGHLASPADLSDTDARTPAGV is encoded by the coding sequence ATGGGTAGGACACTCGCGGAGAAGGTCTGGGACGACCACGTCGTCCGGCGCGCCGAGGGCGAGCCCGACCTCCTCTTCATCGATCTGCACCTGCTGCACGAGGTGACCAGCCCGCAGGCCTTCGACGGCCTGCGTCAGACCGGTCGCCAGGTGCGGCGCCTCGACCTCACCATCGCGACCGAGGATCACAACACCCCGACCCTCGACATCGACAAGCCGATCGCGGACCCGGTCTCGCGCGCCCAGCTGGAGACGCTGCGCAAGAACTGCGCCGACTTCGGTGTGCGTCTGCACTCGCTGGGTGACGTCGAGCAGGGCGTCGTGCACGTCGTCGGCCCGCAGCTGGGCCTGACCCAGCCGGGCACCACGGTCGTCTGCGGCGACTCCCACACCTCCACGCACGGCGCCTTCGGCGCGCTGGCCTTCGGCATCGGCACCTCCCAGGTCGAGCACGTCCTGGCGACCCAGACGCTGCCGCTGGCCCGTCCCCGCACGATGGCCATCACCGTCGACGGTGATCTGCCCGAGGGCGTCACCGCCAAGGACCTGATCCTCGCCATCATCGCGAAGATCGGTACGGGCGGCGGCCAGGGCTACATCCTGGAGTACCGCGGCTCCGCCATCGAGAAGCTCTCGATGGAAGCCCGCATGACCATCTGCAACATGTCGATCGAGGCCGGTGCCCGCGCGGGCATGATCGCCCCCGACGAGACCACCTTCGCCTACCTCGAGGGCCGCGCGCACGCCCCCAAGGGCGAGGACTGGGACGCCGCGGTGGCGTACTGGAAGACGCTGAAGTCGGACGACGACGCGGTGTTCGACGCCGAGGTCGTCATCGACGCCGCCGCGCTGTCGCCGTTCGTCACCTGGGGCACCAACCCCGGCCAGGGCTCGCCCCTGTCGGCGCAGGTCCCCGACCCTGCTTCGTACGAGGACGCTTCGGAGCGCCTCGCCGCCGAAAAGGCCCTGGAATACATGGGGTTGACCGCCGGGCAGCCGCTGCGCGACATCAAGGTCGACACCGTCTTCGTAGGTTCGTGCACCAACGGCCGCATCGAGGACCTGCGCGCCGCCGCCGAGATCGTCGGGGGCCGCAAAGTCGCCGACGGCGTACGGATGCTGATCGTTCCCGGCTCCGCCCGGGTGGGTCTGCAGGCCGTCTCCGAGGGCCTGGACAAGGTCTTCAAGGAGGCCGGCGCCGAATGGCGGCACGCGGGCTGCTCGATGTGTCTGGGCATGAACCCCGACCAACTCGCCCCCGGCGAGCGCTCCGCGTCCACCTCGAACCGCAACTTCGAGGGACGGCAGGGCAAGGGCGGCCGTACGCACCTGGTCTCGCCCCAGGTCGCCGCCGCCACCGCCGTGCTGGGCCACCTGGCCTCGCCGGCCGACCTGTCCGACACTGACGCCCGTACGCCCGCTGGAGTCTGA
- the leuD gene encoding 3-isopropylmalate dehydratase small subunit produces the protein MEAFTTHTGRAVPLRRSNVDTDQIIPAHWLKKVTRDGFEDGLFEAWRKDPEFVLNKAEREGATVLVAGPDFGTGSSREHAVWALQNYGFKAVVSSRFADIFRGNSLKNGLLTVVLDQKVVDALQDLVENDPQAEITVDLEAREVRAEGITAAFELDENARWRLLNGLDDISITLQNEADIAEYESKRPAFKPQTVQI, from the coding sequence ATGGAAGCATTCACCACGCACACCGGCCGGGCCGTCCCGCTGCGCCGCAGCAACGTCGACACCGACCAGATCATCCCCGCCCACTGGCTCAAGAAGGTCACCAGGGACGGTTTCGAGGACGGGCTCTTCGAGGCCTGGCGCAAGGACCCCGAGTTCGTGCTGAACAAGGCCGAACGCGAGGGCGCCACGGTCCTGGTGGCGGGTCCCGACTTCGGTACCGGTTCCTCCCGCGAGCACGCGGTGTGGGCGCTGCAGAACTACGGCTTCAAGGCCGTCGTCTCCTCGCGGTTCGCCGACATCTTCCGCGGCAACTCGCTCAAGAACGGCCTGCTCACGGTGGTGCTCGACCAGAAGGTCGTGGACGCGCTCCAGGACCTGGTGGAGAACGACCCCCAGGCCGAGATCACGGTCGACCTGGAGGCGCGTGAAGTACGGGCCGAGGGCATCACCGCGGCCTTCGAACTCGACGAGAACGCGCGCTGGCGGCTGCTGAACGGCCTGGACGACATCAGCATCACGCTCCAGAACGAGGCTGACATCGCGGAGTACGAGTCCAAGCGTCCCGCCTTCAAGCCGCAGACCGTGCAGATCTGA
- a CDS encoding HU family DNA-binding protein, whose amino-acid sequence MNKAQLVEAIADKVGGRQQAADAVDAVLDAIVRAVVSGDRVSVTGFGSFEKVDRPARYARNPQTGERVRVKKTSVPRFRAGQGFKDLVAGSKKLPKNDVAVKKAPKGSLTGGASATVKKAAAKKATTAKKATAKKVTAKKVTAKKTTAKKTTATAKKATAKKTTATAKKAAAKKAAPAKTAAKKATAKKTAPAKKATAKKAPAKKSTARKTTAKKTTARKK is encoded by the coding sequence GTGAACAAGGCGCAGCTCGTAGAAGCGATTGCCGACAAGGTCGGCGGCCGTCAGCAGGCCGCGGACGCCGTCGACGCGGTCCTGGACGCCATCGTCCGTGCCGTCGTCAGCGGGGACCGGGTCTCGGTCACCGGCTTCGGCTCGTTCGAGAAGGTCGACCGCCCGGCCCGCTACGCCCGTAACCCGCAGACGGGTGAGCGCGTACGGGTCAAGAAGACCTCCGTTCCGCGTTTCCGTGCCGGTCAGGGCTTCAAGGACCTCGTCGCGGGCTCGAAGAAGCTCCCGAAGAACGACGTGGCCGTGAAGAAGGCGCCCAAGGGCAGCCTGACCGGCGGTGCTTCGGCGACCGTCAAGAAGGCCGCGGCCAAGAAGGCCACGACCGCCAAGAAGGCGACCGCGAAGAAGGTCACCGCCAAGAAGGTCACCGCCAAGAAGACGACGGCGAAGAAGACCACGGCGACGGCGAAGAAGGCCACCGCCAAGAAGACCACCGCCACGGCGAAGAAGGCCGCCGCCAAGAAGGCCGCCCCGGCGAAGACCGCCGCGAAGAAGGCCACGGCGAAGAAGACGGCGCCCGCCAAGAAGGCCACGGCCAAGAAGGCGCCCGCCAAGAAGTCCACTGCGCGCAAGACGACCGCCAAGAAGACCACCGCCCGCAAGAAGTAA
- the cofC gene encoding 2-phospho-L-lactate guanylyltransferase, translated as MQWTLVIPLKPLVRAKSRLAPTAGDGVRPGLALAFAQDTVAAATASAGVRDVVVVTDDALAGRELAALGALIVPDAPGAGLNAALAHGAAAARARRPDAAVAALNADLPALRSAELSRVLAEAALFPRAFLPDAAGIGTTLLSAGSGTELRPAFGTASRARHAASGAVELPLTGVDSVRQDVDTGEDLRVALSLGVGPRTAGAAAGLLIPD; from the coding sequence GTGCAGTGGACCCTCGTGATACCGCTGAAACCCCTGGTGCGGGCCAAGAGCAGGCTGGCGCCCACGGCGGGGGACGGGGTGCGCCCCGGGCTCGCGCTGGCGTTCGCGCAGGACACCGTGGCCGCCGCGACCGCCTCGGCCGGGGTGCGGGATGTGGTGGTAGTCACGGACGACGCGCTCGCCGGGAGGGAGCTGGCCGCCCTGGGTGCCCTGATCGTCCCCGATGCCCCGGGAGCGGGCCTGAACGCCGCTCTGGCGCACGGTGCGGCGGCCGCGCGGGCCCGGCGCCCTGATGCGGCAGTCGCGGCGCTCAACGCCGATCTGCCGGCCCTGCGGTCCGCGGAATTGTCCCGGGTTCTCGCGGAAGCCGCGCTATTTCCCCGCGCATTTCTCCCCGATGCCGCGGGAATCGGGACAACACTTCTCAGTGCGGGTTCCGGTACGGAATTGCGTCCCGCATTCGGCACCGCGTCGCGGGCCCGTCATGCCGCGTCCGGCGCGGTGGAACTCCCGCTGACGGGCGTCGACTCCGTACGCCAGGACGTGGACACCGGCGAGGACCTGCGGGTGGCGCTGTCGCTCGGCGTCGGCCCGCGCACCGCGGGGGCGGCCGCCGGGCTGCTGATCCCGGACTGA
- a CDS encoding lysophospholipid acyltransferase family protein, with translation MSRRRIGFWYRLAAVIAKPPLVVLIKRDWRGMENIPADGGFITAVNHNSHLDPLAYAHFQYNTGRVPRFLAKHGLFKKGFVGAVMRGTGQIPVYRETTDALSAFRAAIDAVERGECVAFYPEGTLTRDPDLWPMTAKTGVARVALQTKCPVIPVAQWGANLVLAPYAKKPDLLPRKTHHVLAGPPVDLERFYDKEMTPELLKEATEAIMTAITGLLGELRGEQPPLRRYDPREARIAQRRKAAGTNTLTEQAGSAAIEHGSPEESK, from the coding sequence GTGTCCCGCCGCAGAATCGGCTTCTGGTACCGCCTGGCGGCGGTCATCGCAAAACCGCCGCTCGTGGTTCTGATCAAGCGGGACTGGCGCGGAATGGAGAACATTCCGGCCGACGGCGGCTTTATCACCGCGGTGAACCACAATTCGCATCTGGACCCGTTGGCGTACGCGCACTTCCAGTACAACACCGGACGCGTTCCGCGATTCCTCGCCAAACACGGGCTCTTCAAGAAGGGGTTCGTCGGCGCCGTCATGCGCGGCACCGGACAGATCCCCGTCTACCGCGAGACCACGGATGCGCTCAGCGCGTTCCGTGCCGCCATCGACGCCGTCGAGCGCGGGGAGTGCGTCGCCTTCTATCCCGAGGGCACCCTCACCCGCGATCCGGATCTGTGGCCCATGACCGCCAAGACGGGCGTCGCGCGCGTGGCACTGCAGACCAAGTGCCCCGTGATTCCCGTCGCCCAGTGGGGCGCCAACCTCGTGCTCGCGCCGTACGCGAAGAAGCCCGACCTGCTGCCGCGCAAGACGCACCACGTCCTCGCCGGACCGCCGGTCGACCTGGAGCGCTTCTACGACAAGGAGATGACCCCGGAACTCCTCAAGGAGGCCACCGAGGCCATCATGACGGCGATCACCGGACTGCTCGGTGAACTGCGCGGCGAGCAGCCCCCGCTGCGGCGTTACGACCCCCGTGAGGCGCGCATCGCGCAGCGCCGCAAGGCCGCCGGCACCAACACCCTTACGGAGCAGGCCGGTTCGGCCGCCATCGAGCACGGAAGTCCTGAGGAGAGCAAGTGA
- a CDS encoding NAD(P)H-dependent glycerol-3-phosphate dehydrogenase — translation MTPPVKAAVFGTGSWGTAFAMVLADAGCDVTLWARRPELAEAVNSTRTNPDYLPGIELPGNIRATTDAAEAADGADFTVLAVPSQTLRANLAEWTPLLAPGTVLVSLMKGVELGSAMRMSEVIEDVTKVGEDRIAIVTGPNLAREIAARMPAAAVVACRDESVAQRLQTACHTPYFRPYTNTDVIGCELGGAVKNVIGLAVGIADGMGLGDNAKGSLITRGLAETTRLGLAMGADPLTFSGLAGLGDLVATCSSPLSRNHTFGTNLGKGMTLQETIAVTKQTAEGVKSCESVLDLARRHGVDMPITETVVGIVHEGKSPVVALKEMMSRSAKPERR, via the coding sequence GTGACCCCACCCGTCAAGGCGGCCGTCTTCGGAACCGGCTCCTGGGGTACGGCCTTCGCCATGGTGCTCGCCGACGCGGGGTGCGACGTCACCCTGTGGGCGCGCAGGCCCGAACTGGCCGAAGCGGTCAACTCCACGCGTACGAACCCCGATTACCTCCCCGGCATCGAACTCCCCGGCAACATCAGGGCGACCACGGACGCCGCCGAGGCCGCGGACGGCGCCGACTTCACGGTGCTCGCCGTGCCCTCGCAGACGCTGCGCGCCAACCTCGCCGAGTGGACGCCGCTGCTCGCGCCCGGCACGGTCCTCGTCTCCCTCATGAAGGGCGTCGAACTCGGCTCCGCCATGCGGATGAGCGAGGTCATCGAGGACGTCACGAAGGTCGGCGAGGACCGCATCGCGATCGTCACGGGCCCCAACCTCGCCCGCGAGATCGCCGCCCGGATGCCCGCCGCCGCGGTCGTCGCCTGCCGCGACGAATCGGTTGCGCAGCGCCTCCAGACCGCCTGCCACACGCCGTACTTCCGGCCGTACACGAACACGGACGTGATCGGCTGCGAGCTCGGCGGAGCCGTGAAGAACGTCATCGGGCTCGCCGTCGGCATCGCCGACGGCATGGGCCTCGGCGACAACGCGAAGGGCTCGCTCATCACGCGCGGCCTCGCCGAGACCACCCGGCTCGGCCTCGCGATGGGCGCCGACCCGCTCACGTTCTCCGGGCTCGCGGGTCTCGGCGACCTCGTCGCCACCTGCTCCTCGCCCCTGTCGCGCAACCACACCTTCGGGACCAACCTGGGCAAGGGCATGACCCTCCAGGAGACCATCGCGGTCACCAAGCAGACCGCCGAGGGCGTCAAGTCCTGCGAGTCGGTGCTCGACCTGGCGCGCCGGCACGGCGTCGACATGCCGATCACCGAAACCGTCGTCGGCATCGTGCACGAGGGGAAGTCCCCGGTCGTCGCCCTGAAGGAGATGATGTCGCGCAGCGCCAAGCCCGAACGGCGCTGA
- a CDS encoding D-alanine--D-alanine ligase family protein, with the protein MSSENLPQSSRPSGQKPRVAVVFGGRSSEHGVSVVTAGAVLRAIDRTKYDVLPIGITREGRWALTADDPERMAITDRKVPDVAELAESAEGGVVLPVDPSSREVVYTEPGSVPKVLGDVDVVFPVLHGPYGEDGTIQGLLDLSGTPYVGCGVLSSAVGQDKDYMKRVFTSFGLKVGPYLVIRPREWENDREGARRRIADFVGEQGWPLFIKPARAGSSIGITKVDSFEGLDEAIEEARSHDPKIIVEAALVGREIECGVLEFEDGPRASVPAEIPPVQAHDFYDFEAKYIDSASGIVPAPLTDEQTAEVQRLAVEAFDAASCEGLVRADFFLTEDGDFVINEINTLPGFTPISMYPRMWQESGVSYQELVDRLIQAALNRSTGLR; encoded by the coding sequence ATGAGCAGCGAGAACCTTCCCCAGAGCAGCCGCCCGTCGGGCCAGAAGCCCCGTGTGGCCGTCGTCTTCGGCGGTCGCAGCTCCGAGCACGGCGTTTCCGTCGTCACCGCAGGCGCCGTGCTGCGGGCCATCGACCGCACCAAGTACGACGTGCTGCCGATCGGCATCACGCGGGAGGGGCGTTGGGCGCTGACCGCCGACGATCCCGAGCGGATGGCCATCACCGACCGCAAGGTGCCGGACGTCGCCGAGCTCGCCGAGTCCGCCGAGGGCGGGGTCGTGCTGCCCGTCGACCCGTCGAGCCGCGAGGTCGTCTACACGGAGCCCGGCTCCGTGCCCAAGGTCCTCGGCGACGTCGACGTCGTGTTCCCCGTCCTGCACGGCCCGTACGGCGAGGACGGCACCATCCAGGGCCTGCTCGACCTGTCCGGGACGCCGTACGTCGGCTGTGGCGTCCTGTCCTCGGCCGTCGGCCAGGACAAGGACTACATGAAGCGGGTCTTCACCTCGTTCGGGCTGAAGGTCGGCCCCTACCTGGTGATCCGGCCGCGCGAGTGGGAGAACGACCGGGAAGGCGCGCGGCGCCGCATCGCGGACTTCGTCGGCGAGCAGGGCTGGCCGCTGTTCATCAAGCCCGCGCGCGCGGGTTCGTCGATCGGCATCACCAAGGTCGACTCCTTCGAGGGCCTCGACGAGGCGATCGAGGAGGCCCGCAGCCACGACCCGAAGATCATCGTGGAGGCGGCGCTCGTCGGCCGCGAGATCGAGTGCGGAGTCCTGGAGTTCGAGGACGGGCCGCGCGCGAGCGTGCCGGCCGAGATCCCGCCGGTCCAGGCCCACGACTTCTACGACTTCGAGGCCAAGTACATCGACTCGGCGTCCGGCATCGTGCCCGCGCCGCTCACCGACGAGCAGACGGCCGAGGTGCAGCGGCTCGCGGTCGAGGCGTTCGACGCGGCGTCCTGCGAGGGCCTCGTGCGCGCCGACTTCTTCCTCACCGAGGACGGCGACTTCGTGATCAACGAGATCAACACGCTGCCCGGCTTCACCCCGATCTCCATGTACCCGCGGATGTGGCAGGAGAGCGGCGTGAGCTACCAGGAGCTGGTGGACCGCCTCATCCAGGCGGCGCTGAACCGGTCGACGGGGCTGCGCTAG
- a CDS encoding DUF3515 domain-containing protein, whose translation MNFFRHRPRLATGLPALALLLAVSGCSSADDTAHAAVPTPDAKVTDLCRNLHKRLPDTVDGHGRNDPSPRSELTAGWGDPAIILRCGVARPALMDDPQALPVKVNGVGWAYEKRDDGTQVLTTTLRVAYVEVTLPKELAAEGASPLVDFAQPVKKAIPEGIAD comes from the coding sequence GTGAACTTCTTCCGCCACCGGCCCCGCCTTGCCACCGGGCTCCCCGCCCTGGCCCTGCTGCTCGCCGTCTCGGGCTGCTCCTCAGCAGACGACACGGCACACGCAGCGGTTCCCACCCCTGACGCCAAGGTCACGGACCTGTGCCGGAACCTGCACAAAAGGCTTCCGGACACGGTGGACGGGCACGGAAGGAACGACCCCTCTCCGCGGTCCGAGCTGACCGCGGGGTGGGGAGATCCGGCGATCATACTGCGCTGCGGTGTCGCACGGCCCGCGCTGATGGACGACCCCCAGGCTCTGCCCGTGAAGGTGAACGGCGTGGGCTGGGCGTACGAGAAGCGGGACGACGGCACGCAGGTGCTCACGACGACGCTGCGGGTGGCCTACGTGGAGGTCACCCTGCCCAAGGAGCTGGCCGCCGAGGGGGCCTCGCCCCTGGTCGACTTCGCCCAGCCCGTCAAGAAGGCGATCCCCGAAGGGATCGCCGACTGA